Genomic DNA from Coffea arabica cultivar ET-39 chromosome 7e, Coffea Arabica ET-39 HiFi, whole genome shotgun sequence:
agaacaaggaaaaataaaagggcGAAGAAGACCAAAAGGCTTTCATATCATATGCAAGGGTGGCGGTGGTGAAATTTGGAGAGGAGAGGAGGATGACAGACCGACTCGAGGTCGAGGGAGGAGATGGCCACGGAAGGTCAAAGTTAAGCACGGTCTTTTGTTGATTTGACCAGATATTCCCAACCGGGTTTCAACCTTTTTGAAGATGTATACCgtgaaaaagataaaagggataatttcagaatcCTTGGCCAAGAACTTTGAAAAATGAGAGAATATAAAGTCCCTTCTGAATTTACTTTTTCCTTGTGGGAATCTGGAGTGTCATAAcacattaattttatttttaaatttttataaactTAGTTGATACGGTTCTTTAATTGAAATTTGAGAGTTGATAATGAAGTCAAAAGGCCATTTAATAGCTTTTTATGTCATTTGGACAAGAAATATTAAGATATTTACAATTATAAATAATTCACAACACATATAAAAACAACTTGAAATGTTttataataagaaaaataatattttgtaaCAACTTGCAAAGTAtcaaaaacaagtttatatataatttttaatattttttattcttctaGTTTTCAAGCCTTCGATctgaacaaaaaaaattagaaaattcagAAAATGTAAACGACTTACAGAACTCCTTAAATTAACTCAATACATATTacagtaaagaaaataatactttCGTTACTTGCAAAAActttaaataaattttgaaatattaacTCTTTGTATCTCAAAGCGCGCTATATCTTGTCTTATTATGAGAAttaaactttcatgtttttgaattttgtttttgaattaTTACTAATATATTCAAATTTTTAAAGCTTTCATGTTGTGAATTCCAGTcacttttttttggtttttttttttgtaggtgaacttaaaaaaaaaagaaggggggGAGGGATTCTAACAAAGAAATTAACAACACCATATGTATCTTAAAGGGAAAACTTTTTGATAGTTAAGACTTAAAGTAAATACTACCAGTTAAGGAAAGAGTGAAAGCAATCATCCAAAAATGATTTAATAGTCTACAATACATCGACCACAGGACAAAGATGTAATACGCGCCAAAGTGTTATAAAACTATTTTCACCTCAGTACCTACCAACCGAATACATACTTCTAAGCCACGCAGGGCAACAAATTCAATGCCACGATCCTTTCAAAATCCCTGCAGCCTTCCTCCTATATATGGTGTCGAGTTCCCTGTATAAAAACCTGTATCCGTTGGGGTGGTGataatataagaaaataaagATACTAAATTTTGCCCTGTATATATGGATTTTAATGTGACAAGATCAGGTCATGGGCTGGTTCCGCCTTCACAGCCAACACCATCTGCTGAAGTTCTTGATCTCTCAGTTATTGATAGACAGCCAGTCCTACGTTGTAATGCTCGAACCCTGCATGTATTCAGCCATGCAAGTGCAGctacagcagcagcagcagccagTCCAGCTCGAGTCATTCGACAGGCTTTTGCCAAGGCATTGGTCCCTTATTATCCTTTGGCTGGAAGGCTGAAATTAGGTTCGACCGACCACACCAGGCTTCAGATTGAGTGTTCTGGAGAAGGGATTTGGATGGTGGAGGCTAAAGCTGATCGTAGCCTTGCagaattggattattttgaaaATGTGATGTCCATTCCCGGTGATGCAGTTGATCGACTTCtaccacctcctcctcctccagctGATGGTCTAGATCCACTCGTCCTAGTGCAggtaatttaattgcaaatgaaGTTTAATCAAGAAATTAATTAGGGATCCAAATGAAATTCATCAGGTTAAGGAAGAGAAATATGATTGAGAAAccaatttgaaaatattttctttttttctactgaaacactttttgggttttttttttttttttattttattactgCCACCATTTCCAGATAACACAATTTTCATGCAACGGGTTCGTGATGGGCCTGACATTCTGCCACGCAATTTGTGATGGGCTGGGAGCTGCACAATTCGTGAAAGCAGTAGGTGAGATGGCCAGAGGAGCCGAGAAGCCCAGCATCACACCATCATGGAACAGGGACTTGATCCAATCTCCATCACTTGAAGCTTATCTCAAATCAATCCCCAGCATCCTGTCACCCCTTCCCCCACCCATTCCTCCAGACCAATTGGAACATGTTACCTTAGACATTCCTTTGGAAGAAATCAACAGGCAAAAACAAAAATTCCGAAATCAAACAAACGGCCAAAAATGCTCCGCCTTCGACATAGTAGCAGCCAATTTTTGGAGGCATCGAACGCGAGCCATTAGCGACAGCTTGAAGGAGAACGACGAATTGAAACTCGTCTTTTTTGCAAATTGTCGTTACCACTTGAGCCAACCCCTTCCCCGAGGCTTTTACGGTAACTGTTTTTTCCCAGTTACCGTTACAGCCTCGTGTGGGATGCTCAAACGGGCATCCATGGTCCATGTGGTGAAAAATATTCAAGAGGCCAAGGCCGGTCTAGCAAGCGAATTTGCCAAGTGGATGAATGGTGGGGGCCAGGATGTGGACCCCTTCTTACCCCCTCCTCTCTATACAACATTGTTCCTTTCGGAGTGGGGCCGGCTTGGTTTTAAGGAAGTTGATTATGGATGGGGCCCCCCTGTCCAGGTTGTTCCGATACAGGGCTCCGGCGTCATTCCAGTTGGCATTGTGGGCTCCTTACCTTCTTCCCAGGGACCAGGCGTCCGGCTAATGACGTGGTGCGTCGAGAAGGCCCATCTCCAGCCCCTGGCTAACTGGCCCACGGGCCTGGATGACTAATGGAGATTAATCAAAATGTTAATGCCCCTTGTACTCAAATGATTATAAACGTACGGCACGGGATAAAAAAAAGTGACCATAACTCTTCAACTTTGGGTCTGGGTGAAAAAAAGTCGGTTGGTTTCTAGGGCATGGGCccataatcaagaaataatttcactccatttgtGGAAAGTTAATTCAGATGGACAACCTTTTTGTGTCGCTCTTCAATTAGTTAAATGATGGGGTATTCGTTTTACCTAATAAAGGTTGGTGAATGTTTTTGGATATTATTGGTCCATAATCATGTGAAAAGAACGCCTGTAAAATGGATGATGTTAAGACCTTTTGGCCGGTACATTGAATGAGTCAAGTGTTGAATGCAACGGACCAAGCTAGCCCCTTTTAGCAAGACAAAGATGCAActcctcctcctttttttttcgtgTTTTCCTTTTCCATGCCTTGTTTGGAATTGCAAATGTTTGTGGAAAAATGTCGGGAGTTTTTAGGAAATACTCTCAACGCATTTTTAAATTATCTTTTTACTTTATATACattatattttaaacaaaatactATTATTTCTACAGAAACTCTcgaaaagttcaagaaaatgcaatccaaacggttTTAACTAGTTTTAAACACTCGTAAAGCATACTCCTATGTTGTTTCCTTTAACAGCCATGATGTAGATATGTTTACTAATTGAGGTTATTAGTGTCAAGCATAAACTCCCAAACCACTTTCTTCCCCCTCTTCTTGGTTGTACCTGCATCCAAAAGCTGCATATAAGTGTATGCTGTACAGAGGGAAAATGGAAGCTCATCGAATGAACCAGGCCCAGCATACCGATGCCATTCATTTATACTGTTGATTCTTGAGATCAGTTAATGGGATGAAACATCGAAGGAACTTTCGTTAAATCTTTCTAGAACCATGGAAGCGAAGCTGGATAACGTTGACCACAAATGTTAATAATGTTATACTGATTAAATGCAGGAAATGACTTGGAAGAAGAGAATTGTCTTTTCCCTTAACTTTTATTGTTTGAAGATGACCTTTTTTCAGTTGCCACTAGAATCGTAGACAAAAAGCAAATGATCTCATCTTTGTTGGCTTTTCCACCTTTAAGTGAAAAGTAAAGCCGACCAAGTAACACCagtaataaaaaatgaataaatcaaGAGGTCTGAGGTGCCATTTTCTGATTATGTtttatcgaaaaaaaaaaaaattgaccatcATCTTGTAACGCGCATGAAGATATATGGATCCTTTTTTCGTAATTCTGTTtataagggaaaaaaagaaaaagaaaattcatcatTGAAAATTTGGTTGGAAATTTAAAACCAACTTTTGGGGAGAGTAATCTGTAGTCAAATACACATCAATCATCAATCCTAGCCTTAGTAGAATCATACTTTTTAAACTAAAAGGGCTTTAAATATTAGTAAAGagtgaataaaaaaaaatctgaaatcaACTCTTCGACCTTggttggattgtattttttttgtcGAGATTTCGGAAAAAAATTATcctattattttttgaaattttgatgtatgcaaagaaaaaaattgatttttttttaaatttttggtgAAAGAAAAAGTTGATTTGGATatgtattacaaaaatatttccttcttttttttcggCCAAGAAATGACCAGCTCTTAGCTTCAAGAAACTGCCATAACCAGCTGATCTCGGTTAGGTATGACCAAAGCCGGGCCTGCTTTTGCTTGCAATGGGCACTCGATGATAACAACTATTGTTCTTCTCGAATTTGGCTGGCCTACATCTTTTGGCCGATTGTGGAAAATCCTCAGCCGACAAAGAAATGGATGGTCTGGATACGTTTTACTAAATTTTCATGACTACGAAGTACTTTCGGAAAAATGAACGCAATCCCTTTCATTTATAGGGAACAGAAATTGCAGATAGTTTGAATTTACAGGTTGTCTGGGGTTAAATTAAATCATGTATGCATTGTTGAGGTTTCTGAGATTTTGACTGATAAGCCGTTCATGTTTTGGAAGAGGGACTCCGCAGCCTAACGAAATTTGATCACAGGTCCAAAAGTTGGCCGAGCAAAAGAGTGGGAGAAAAAAGTGTCCTCACATTTCCCGTGTCTTTATATTTCGAATTTTTGTCATGCTGGTAATTTGGAGGCTTATTTAAAACAGCTAACGATGACAACCGTCCCCACCATTTACTTAGTCATTATTAGTTTTGGGTCATGGAAGGGacccaaaatttttcctttgctCCAATCTCATTattagatttaatttttttttttttgtcttcgtTATCTTTTGAAAGTTTGTATATGACAAAATCTCGTCTGAATCGCCATTTGTCAGGACTCTTGGCCGTAAGTTCCTCTAGACCACTCATGTAATTAGTGGCAGAGagtaattaaaattataaaTAGTTGGGGAACCACTCTGTAATTTTATCAAGTCAGAATGATAAAATTACTTTCTCCTCCTTACTTGTTCATTTGCTCCAACTGAATTGTTTGGGGAAATCAACAACAGAAGGATGAATCTCAATCCCAGCACTTGCCATTGCAGATTATCACACACCCTTTTGAGTGTTTGAAGGGCTCTAATTATCACCTACTAACCTCCTGGTACTTCATTCCGATTAATACGTACATAAAAACTTTTGACAATAAGTTGCTACCAGGCTTTTCGGCGTTGACAgggccttcttcttttttctttttatttttgggtaaGAGTTGACATGGCCTTTTGAAACAAAGGAATCTATCAATTAATCCAGCATGCTTTGCAGTTTAGTAAGGGCGACTAACTTAAAAGTCGTCCGAGCCATGTGCTCTTTTTGAGGACTAAACTGCATCTTAACGAATGGTAGATAAATTTACTGGCAAGAGGACAAGGATTTCTTCAGATGCCTCCTTCTAGGCTAGCTTTTGATTACGAGAACAATTTAGGGTAGATTTGTAAGTGGAATGGTTGGATTAACCTTAATCGTTGTCGAGATGAACTTCAGCTGTCCTCTATATTTGACTTTGGTAATAGGGTAGGAAATTTCCGGaatacttatatatatatatatatatatgtatgtatatgtgtgtatgtgtatgTATCCTTCCGCAATTATAAGACTGCTGACTTCCAAGTTCCAATAATTCATACATGAACGGTTCCAATTATTCATACCTGGGATGAGAATTATCGTGCCATGCAAGAAATATACTACTACAAAATAGTACGGATTTAATTCATTTGTCTGTTCTAGAAATATTATTGTACTgcttttttctaattatttacttcttcttctctctttttgtctTCATTAATTTCTTCTCGGGTTGAAATGATCATCAAGCGAAATACAAACCCTTGACAGATATGTAAAAATCAGCTTAatgaaaaaccagaaaattattCGGACTTCTCCTCGGTCCAATATacgtatgtatatatataccaaTCATACAACCCAGCTTGTATTTCTTGATTCCTGCAAGCTGGAACATGTGATGCACGTTTTGTCCTAGCACCTCCTGCAGTTccacttttcctttttgttaATGGTGATGTAGTATCATGTACCCCCCACTATGACAAATCTTCATTCTGGATCTTTAATCTGATTTCTTTCCTAAGTATCGTTGTAAAAATTCATGCGCCAACATAAATTGGCTCAGTTGACAAGTACGAGTTACTTTCTCACGAAAGATCATTTGTTTAAATTTCACCGTGAATATTATGTTGGTAGATAATTTGTAAAAACATCTATAGACAACATGTGATCTCGAAATCATGCTCTGACTTGCGTTGATGACCAGAGCCGAATTCATCCAAACAACATTTTATtacagataaaaaaaaaaaaaaaaaagtgtaaaagTTCTTGTGGGGAAGCTGCGGGCCACCAGGAACATTCGTCCTGTCTGCCACAAAAAATATGGTAtgcatatttatttatttttccttttccaaccAGGGAGAAGCTTATATGGATAAGTAcgaaatgcatgaaaattatAGATTGAAAACTGCATTTTATTCAAAGTCACGTCCACCTAAAACAGCCATTACCCAGTCGTATTAGCATATCAACTTCCAATCTACAATATGGATAGCCAAATTTTGCTAAATAATATTCCGCTTCTATCATATAACACATTTCTCAATTCatcttttaatatttttttattttacatacatcacaatcaccaaaaaaaaaaaatgttacagtaattatttcaaataataatactctatccaaacacacttagCTTCGCTtagatagatttttttttttgagcgtGTTTAGAAAATTATTACTGTACTCATTTCTACAAATGTGAATGTGGCATAGAAGAATAGTTAAAATATGTGTTCGaaattaatttcttaaaaacatGAAGAAACAACCCAAATCTCTTATTAATTAATGTAGAAAAACATTTCTTGCTATCGCATGGGTGCCCTTTTTGTTGGAGAGAACATGCATAATTTTGTGCTTTACAAGTGGGCTTTGACGTCTGTCCCACACTTCCCTACTTAAAGCAATGCAAAGGAGTTACGTACATCTTCATCCATTAACAGAATGATATGACAGCATGCATTTCCACgcttttctatatatatatatatatatatatatagaattaATTTATTAAAAGCCCAATAAttaattctttttcctttttattcctGTACAATGATTTTGCTCATTTGCCTCTTGTTCTCTCACAATAAAGCTCATGCACTCCCTATATCTAAACAAACTATAAGCTGATAGAGGTTTGCCTTTAATGATTAATCATTCATGCACATCAAGGATCTTTAGTACTGATTAAGATTATTATGTCTTATCcactaaagaaattaaaaaaaaaaatacgtgTGAACGCTCGCTGGCACAATGATGTTCGTGCAATGAACTTTTTAAAGAAAGGCTTTCATTATCAAATGGAGAATTATTGAAGCCTTAACCACTCCACAAGAAAAGTGATTTCACCTTCGAATCTTCAACAAATGtcccgtttggattgctattttttgaaaaaatatattgtaaagAGTTTTGATGCAGTATTTGACATAAACAGATAACTGAAAGATGTGTTGACAAAAAACGTAAAAATTACATGTGTGTGTTTCTTCTTAAACAAGGAAAAAATTTCATGGCAAGAGATACGCGGTAGAAatttcaagttgatcaattatTAGCCACGTAAAGTTTTTACCTTGCATCAGAAGCAGCTAGGTGTTATATAGTGATGAGACTTTAATTAATTTCTAATGTTTTACGTTGACTTTTATCCCAATTAATTACCAGACTGATTAAGCCCTCCCGAtatgttaattaattaatttcatgCGAATACAATACTCTCATATCATCAGTCATCACCAAATATTTTCATTGTCAATACTCTGCAAAGACTTTTTATCATGGTTGACCACAAGCTGCTGGGGATTTGCAAATGTATTATACCACTAATTCATTTAATTCCCCGTTATGAAAtctaaattttaaaaagaaCAAGTCTAAGAAgatattttactttttgttgttctttaactctaaaaaaaaaaaaaaaactctaaaatCACCATGTGTAAAAATGGCATTACTTCAGGGGAAATCTATGAACtcagggtctgtttggttggaagtaaaatgttttccttgggaaaatattttccgtggaagtaatttttcatgaaaatcatttccctttcatcattttcaggtgtttggttagtttattgaaaatattttcttacttcatttttctggtgtttgtttaacttttgaaatattttcacttttatctctatctttactttctacacattataactacatacttcttcccatgcaaaataagaaaatttatctcattgtttaactttaaaaaatcttggagaaatgtatatatgaataaaaaatatctccttaagcaataaacaaattgctggccatttagtgtcaaatatcaatcacttgcaatgcttattgtgacatatatcttgcactttCACTGCTAAAagtttttctagaaaagaatgtccctattatacataattaattactagcataggatgagtaggatgaggtttttttttattttgaatatactagggggagggttgggttgggtggtacgggggagggagtgtaaggaagaggtcttgggtttgagtcctcctgtttacactaaaaaaaaaaaagaacatactacaagatgtttacagtaagtttggaacatactacaggcgggatgcatacatttcggaaaacaacttcagtaagtttggaagggaagttgttttccataagatgagtgaaaatattttacataggaaaatgttttcagtaacttttgtgcaaccaaacacgggaaattaggaaaatattttcctggaaaacattttcacccgaaacaaacggaccctcaATGATGACTTCTTGCATGCCATTACCAATTTacttagttaaaaaaaaaaaaaaacaaaaactgtAATGGCAAGTTGAGGTATATATGCAGACACAATAATTTTGCTAACAGTTGTTGATTGGGCCTACGCGGCGCGGGATATCGAAATTCTTTGAACTTTTTAACAATTCTCTTCT
This window encodes:
- the LOC113701447 gene encoding acyl transferase 4-like gives rise to the protein MDFNVTRSGHGLVPPSQPTPSAEVLDLSVIDRQPVLRCNARTLHVFSHASAATAAAAASPARVIRQAFAKALVPYYPLAGRLKLGSTDHTRLQIECSGEGIWMVEAKADRSLAELDYFENVMSIPGDAVDRLLPPPPPPADGLDPLVLVQITQFSCNGFVMGLTFCHAICDGLGAAQFVKAVGEMARGAEKPSITPSWNRDLIQSPSLEAYLKSIPSILSPLPPPIPPDQLEHVTLDIPLEEINRQKQKFRNQTNGQKCSAFDIVAANFWRHRTRAISDSLKENDELKLVFFANCRYHLSQPLPRGFYGNCFFPVTVTASCGMLKRASMVHVVKNIQEAKAGLASEFAKWMNGGGQDVDPFLPPPLYTTLFLSEWGRLGFKEVDYGWGPPVQVVPIQGSGVIPVGIVGSLPSSQGPGVRLMTWCVEKAHLQPLANWPTGLDD